The Streptomyces cynarae genome contains a region encoding:
- a CDS encoding polysaccharide deacetylase family protein, with the protein MPAPGPGGLAPVFQKGATRDKTVALTFDADMTADQGNRAENGEAFDNPDLIDTLRDLEVPATVFMTGRWADQYPDEARDIGEDPLFEVGNHSYSHYSFTRSCYGLPVLPEKQLRPDVERAFTAIRKAGVPHVMPYFRFPGGCYDDRALRAIGPLGVTVVQWDVVSGDTFATDASRVARQVLEGVRSGSVVVMHCTRSAAPVTEEAVRAVVPELRKQGYRFVKVSELIGAAGRRR; encoded by the coding sequence ATGCCCGCGCCGGGGCCCGGTGGACTCGCACCCGTCTTCCAGAAGGGTGCGACGCGCGACAAGACCGTCGCCCTCACCTTCGACGCGGACATGACCGCCGATCAGGGGAACCGGGCGGAGAACGGCGAGGCGTTCGACAACCCCGATCTGATCGACACGCTGCGGGACCTGGAAGTTCCGGCGACCGTCTTCATGACGGGGCGCTGGGCGGACCAGTACCCCGACGAGGCGCGGGACATCGGTGAGGACCCGCTCTTCGAGGTCGGCAACCACTCCTACAGCCACTACTCCTTCACCCGGAGCTGCTACGGCCTGCCGGTCCTGCCCGAGAAGCAGCTGCGCCCGGACGTGGAGCGCGCCTTCACCGCGATCCGCAAGGCGGGCGTGCCCCATGTGATGCCGTACTTCCGCTTCCCCGGCGGCTGCTACGACGACCGGGCCCTGCGCGCGATCGGTCCCCTCGGGGTCACGGTCGTCCAGTGGGACGTGGTGAGCGGGGACACGTTCGCCACGGACGCGAGCCGGGTCGCGCGGCAGGTGCTGGAGGGGGTGCGGTCCGGCTCGGTGGTGGTCATGCACTGCACCCGCAGCGCGGCGCCGGTGACGGAGGAGGCGGTGCGGGCGGTGGTGCCAGAGCTGCGCAAGCAGGGGTACCGCTTCGTCAAGGTCTCCGAGCTGATCGGGGCAGCGGGCCGGCGCCGGTAG
- a CDS encoding slipin family protein, with protein MLQELVGALVGAGVAGLVGLASAARVVKQYERGVVFRFGRLLGSPRPPGFTLIVPVMDRLQKVNMQIVTLPIPAQEGITRDNVTVRVDAVVYFKVVDPANALIRVEDYRFAVSQMAQTSLRSIIGKSDLDDLLSNREKLNQGLELMIDSPAVGWGVQIDRVEIKDVSLPDAMKRSMARQAEADRERRARIINADAELQASKKLAEAAGVMSDQPAALQLRLLQTVVAVAAEKNSTLVLPFPVELLRFLERAAQQHETQPAAEGARDGDRAPSSPTATQAPPAVTAGQAAPDDAAGARTPEAEDAPAPPSASEPTSDLPEETTRDLPEEATRALSSSENAVTPPF; from the coding sequence ATGCTCCAGGAGCTGGTGGGTGCCCTTGTGGGGGCCGGCGTCGCGGGACTCGTGGGCCTCGCCTCGGCGGCACGGGTCGTCAAGCAGTACGAGCGCGGGGTGGTCTTCCGCTTCGGGCGGCTCCTCGGCTCTCCCCGGCCGCCGGGCTTCACCCTGATCGTTCCCGTGATGGACCGGTTGCAGAAGGTCAACATGCAGATCGTGACGCTGCCGATCCCCGCACAGGAGGGCATCACCCGGGACAACGTGACCGTGCGCGTGGACGCCGTCGTCTACTTCAAGGTGGTCGATCCGGCGAACGCGCTGATCCGGGTCGAGGACTACCGATTCGCGGTGTCGCAGATGGCGCAGACCTCGCTCCGCTCGATCATCGGCAAGAGTGATCTGGACGACCTGCTGTCCAACCGCGAGAAGCTCAACCAGGGCCTGGAGCTGATGATCGACAGTCCGGCCGTGGGGTGGGGCGTGCAGATCGACCGCGTCGAGATCAAGGACGTGTCGCTGCCGGACGCGATGAAGCGGTCGATGGCCCGGCAGGCCGAGGCCGACCGCGAACGCCGGGCGCGCATCATCAACGCGGACGCGGAACTCCAGGCCTCCAAGAAGCTGGCGGAGGCCGCCGGAGTGATGTCCGACCAGCCCGCCGCGCTCCAGCTGCGGCTGCTGCAGACGGTGGTGGCGGTCGCGGCCGAGAAGAACTCGACGCTGGTGCTGCCGTTCCCGGTGGAGCTGCTCAGGTTCCTGGAGCGGGCGGCACAGCAGCACGAGACGCAGCCGGCGGCTGAGGGTGCCCGCGACGGTGACCGCGCCCCCTCCTCGCCGACGGCCACACAGGCACCACCGGCGGTCACCGCCGGGCAGGCGGCGCCGGACGACGCCGCGGGCGCCCGGACACCGGAGGCCGAGGACGCTCCCGCTCCCCCGTCGGCGAGCGAGCCCACGTCCGACCTCCCGGAGGAGACGACCCGCGACCTCCCCGAGGAAGCGACCCGCGCACTGTCGTCCTCCGAGAACGCGGTGACGCCACCGTTCTAG
- a CDS encoding SulP family inorganic anion transporter, which produces MTKFPYLRQDFAASIVVFLVAVPLCVGVAVASGVPAELGLVTGIVGGLVTGFMPGSSLQVSGPAAGLTVLVFEAVSEFGVSALGVIVLAAGLLQLAMGFLKVGRWFRAISVSVVEGMLCGIGLVIIAGQIYAAAGLKAPKTGVGKIAGLPGAFVDAVSSTEALASLAIGAGTIAVILLWKRMPKAAQAVPGALAAVVLATVATLAFSLPVATVKVEGLLGVIRPPGTEALGELASPAIWGTILAFTLIASAESLFSAAAVDRLHDGPRTEYNKEMIAQGAGNTVCGLLGALPMTAVIVRSSANVNAGAKTKASRVLHGVWLLLFAAAMPWALALIPIPALAGILVHAGWKLIPFRQVASLWRSHRGEALILVVTAVSIVAVNMFEGVLIGLALSVVKTAWEASKVKLEVIDKGAGPIQAYLSGNATFLRLPKILDSLEALPQDRPVELDLSGLHHLDHACRTALDNWAERHSVPGTEPVRMTSGAEPLEMASGT; this is translated from the coding sequence ATGACCAAGTTTCCTTATCTGAGGCAGGACTTCGCCGCCTCCATAGTCGTCTTCCTGGTCGCCGTGCCGCTGTGCGTCGGCGTGGCCGTCGCCTCCGGCGTCCCGGCAGAGCTCGGACTTGTCACCGGCATCGTGGGCGGGCTCGTCACGGGGTTCATGCCCGGCAGCAGCCTTCAGGTGTCGGGGCCGGCCGCCGGCCTGACCGTGCTGGTCTTCGAGGCCGTCAGCGAGTTCGGTGTGTCGGCGCTCGGCGTGATCGTGCTGGCGGCCGGACTGCTCCAGCTCGCCATGGGCTTTCTCAAGGTGGGCCGCTGGTTCCGGGCGATATCCGTCTCCGTCGTCGAGGGCATGCTCTGCGGCATCGGGCTCGTGATCATCGCCGGCCAGATATACGCGGCGGCGGGCCTGAAGGCCCCCAAGACCGGCGTCGGCAAGATCGCGGGCCTGCCGGGAGCTTTCGTCGACGCCGTGAGCAGCACGGAGGCCCTGGCCTCGCTCGCGATCGGCGCGGGCACCATCGCCGTCATCCTGCTGTGGAAGAGGATGCCCAAGGCCGCGCAGGCTGTGCCCGGTGCCCTCGCAGCGGTCGTGCTGGCCACGGTCGCCACGCTCGCCTTCAGCCTGCCGGTCGCGACGGTGAAGGTGGAGGGTCTGCTTGGCGTCATCCGGCCTCCCGGGACCGAGGCCCTGGGCGAGCTGGCCTCCCCGGCCATCTGGGGCACCATCCTCGCGTTCACGCTGATCGCCTCGGCGGAGAGCCTGTTCAGCGCGGCGGCAGTGGACCGGCTGCACGACGGTCCACGCACCGAGTACAACAAGGAGATGATCGCCCAGGGTGCGGGCAACACGGTGTGCGGTCTGCTCGGCGCCCTGCCGATGACCGCGGTGATCGTGCGCAGCTCCGCCAATGTCAACGCGGGCGCGAAGACCAAGGCCTCCCGCGTCCTGCACGGCGTGTGGCTGCTGCTGTTCGCCGCCGCGATGCCGTGGGCCCTGGCGCTGATCCCCATTCCCGCCCTCGCCGGCATTCTGGTCCACGCCGGCTGGAAGCTGATCCCGTTCCGGCAGGTCGCGTCGCTGTGGCGGTCGCACCGGGGCGAGGCGCTGATCCTCGTGGTCACGGCGGTCTCGATCGTCGCGGTGAACATGTTCGAGGGCGTGCTGATCGGTCTGGCCCTGTCGGTCGTCAAGACCGCCTGGGAGGCGTCGAAGGTCAAGCTGGAAGTCATCGACAAGGGCGCCGGCCCCATTCAGGCGTACCTTTCGGGCAATGCGACGTTCCTGCGGCTGCCGAAGATCCTCGACAGTCTGGAGGCCCTCCCGCAGGACCGGCCCGTGGAGCTGGACCTCTCCGGGCTGCACCACCTGGACCACGCCTGCCGTACGGCCCTGGACAACTGGGCGGAGCGGCACAGCGTGCCCGGGACCGAGCCGGTGCGGATGACGTCCGGCGCGGAGCCGCTGGAGATGGCGTCCGGCACCTGA
- a CDS encoding carbonic anhydrase, whose protein sequence is MQPLIDNARAHGQRPEQFARLAAGQSPQVLFITCSDSRVVPALITGARPGELFELRTAGNIVPPYASEHPTSEAATIEYAVEVLGVQDVVVCGHSHCGAVGALVRGDDLTGVPAVRDWLAHAAPEPRSSAADDPTVAEAVQNHVLAQLLRLRSYPCVEQRLKSGQLRLHGWYYEVHTGSVHEHRTDTDTFEAL, encoded by the coding sequence ATGCAGCCCCTCATCGACAACGCCCGTGCGCACGGTCAGCGCCCGGAGCAGTTCGCGCGGCTGGCCGCGGGCCAGTCCCCGCAGGTGTTGTTCATCACCTGCTCCGACTCCCGGGTCGTGCCCGCGCTGATCACCGGAGCCCGGCCCGGTGAGCTGTTCGAACTGCGCACCGCGGGCAACATCGTGCCTCCGTACGCCTCCGAGCACCCCACCAGCGAGGCGGCCACCATCGAGTACGCCGTGGAGGTCCTCGGCGTTCAGGACGTCGTGGTCTGCGGCCACTCCCACTGCGGAGCCGTCGGCGCGCTGGTGCGCGGCGACGACCTGACCGGCGTACCGGCCGTGCGCGACTGGCTCGCGCACGCCGCGCCCGAGCCGCGGTCGTCCGCCGCGGACGACCCGACGGTCGCGGAGGCCGTGCAGAACCACGTGCTCGCGCAGTTGCTGCGCCTGCGCTCCTACCCGTGCGTCGAGCAGCGCCTGAAGTCGGGTCAGCTGCGCCTTCACGGCTGGTACTACGAGGTCCACACCGGATCGGTGCACGAACACCGCACCGATACCGACACGTTCGAGGCCCTGTGA
- the zapE gene encoding cell division protein ZapE, with protein MSSSTAASRTEPIAVAAPLSLCAREPHVPADRLVAEMVPPPRFDSVRFSTYVPDPNQPSQSEAVRVLEGFATGLGGAQSTGRRGFLGFGRSKAPKTPAGPRGVYLDGGYGVGKTHLLASLWHATPADPSLKAFGTFVELTNLVGALGFQQTVQTLSGHRLLCIDEFELDDPGDTVLVSTLLGKLVEAGVALAATSNTLPGKLGEGRFAAADFLREIQGLSAHFRTLRIDGEDYRHRGLPEAPAPYTDAQVTKTAYATAGASLDAFPELLDHLARVHPSRYGALTDGLKAVCLTDVRPVPDQSTALRLVVLADRLYDREVPVLASGLPFDKLFSEEMLKGGYRKKYFRAISRLTALARDASSLVQDQ; from the coding sequence GTGTCGTCCTCCACCGCCGCCTCCCGGACCGAACCGATAGCCGTCGCGGCCCCGCTGTCCCTGTGCGCACGCGAGCCGCACGTCCCCGCCGACCGGCTCGTCGCCGAGATGGTGCCGCCGCCGCGCTTCGACTCGGTCCGCTTCTCGACGTATGTCCCGGACCCGAACCAGCCCAGCCAGAGCGAGGCCGTCCGCGTCCTCGAGGGCTTCGCGACCGGGCTCGGCGGGGCGCAGTCCACGGGCAGGCGGGGATTCCTCGGGTTCGGCAGGAGCAAGGCCCCCAAGACGCCCGCGGGCCCCCGCGGTGTCTACCTCGACGGCGGCTACGGCGTCGGCAAGACCCACCTGCTCGCCTCCCTGTGGCACGCCACCCCGGCCGATCCCTCGCTCAAGGCCTTCGGCACCTTCGTGGAGCTGACGAACCTGGTCGGCGCGCTCGGCTTCCAGCAGACCGTGCAGACGCTCTCCGGCCACCGCCTGCTGTGCATCGACGAGTTCGAGCTGGACGACCCCGGCGACACCGTCCTCGTCTCCACCCTGCTCGGCAAGCTCGTCGAGGCGGGCGTGGCGCTCGCCGCCACCTCCAACACCCTGCCGGGCAAGCTCGGCGAGGGCCGCTTCGCCGCGGCCGACTTCCTGCGCGAGATCCAGGGGCTGTCCGCCCACTTCCGCACGCTGCGCATCGACGGCGAGGACTACCGCCACCGCGGCCTGCCAGAGGCGCCGGCGCCGTACACCGACGCGCAGGTGACGAAGACGGCCTACGCCACCGCGGGCGCCTCGCTCGACGCCTTCCCGGAGCTGCTCGACCACCTCGCGCGGGTGCACCCCAGCCGGTACGGCGCGCTGACCGACGGACTGAAGGCGGTGTGCCTGACGGACGTCCGGCCGGTGCCCGACCAGTCGACGGCGCTGCGGCTCGTCGTGCTCGCGGACCGGCTCTACGACCGCGAGGTGCCGGTGCTCGCCTCCGGGCTGCCGTTCGACAAGCTGTTCAGCGAGGAGATGCTGAAGGGCGGTTACCGGAAGAAGTACTTCCGCGCCATCTCCCGCCTCACCGCGCTCGCACGCGACGCCTCGAGCCTCGTTCAGGACCAGTAG
- a CDS encoding pyrimidine reductase family protein, producing MRRLFPVTDETDETAARPGAPAPDTGQAPGASAAGGSVDREWSLEELAEAYAYPEPPPGGREPWLRANMVSTLDGAAQHEGRSHPISSAADMRIFGTLRGLADVVIVGAETVRQEGYRPAREREAFAAMREAAGQGPVPAIAVVSSSLELDFSWPLFTSPLVPTLVLTGAAAAPDRVAAAEKAGARVVIAGDGMGVDPVRAVRALAELGMTRLLTEGGPRLLGQLVVSGVLDELCLTVSPMLTAGDAQRIAGGPSLTVPKRFALASLLEEEGFLFSRYRRT from the coding sequence ATGCGACGCCTGTTCCCTGTGACCGACGAAACAGACGAAACAGCGGCCCGGCCGGGTGCTCCGGCCCCGGACACCGGGCAGGCGCCGGGCGCCAGCGCGGCGGGCGGCTCCGTCGACCGCGAGTGGTCGCTGGAGGAGCTCGCCGAGGCCTACGCCTACCCGGAGCCCCCGCCCGGGGGCCGGGAGCCCTGGCTGCGCGCCAACATGGTCTCCACGCTGGACGGTGCGGCCCAGCACGAGGGGCGGTCCCACCCGATCTCCAGCGCTGCCGACATGCGGATCTTCGGCACGCTGCGGGGGCTCGCGGACGTGGTGATCGTGGGTGCCGAAACGGTACGGCAGGAGGGATACCGTCCGGCGCGCGAGCGTGAGGCCTTCGCTGCGATGCGTGAGGCGGCCGGACAGGGCCCGGTGCCCGCCATCGCCGTGGTCAGCTCCAGCCTGGAGTTGGACTTCTCCTGGCCGCTGTTCACCTCGCCCCTGGTGCCCACGCTGGTGCTCACCGGGGCCGCGGCGGCCCCGGACCGGGTGGCGGCGGCCGAGAAGGCGGGCGCCCGGGTGGTGATCGCCGGGGACGGCATGGGTGTGGACCCGGTGCGCGCCGTACGCGCCCTCGCGGAGCTCGGCATGACCCGGCTGCTCACCGAGGGCGGGCCGCGCCTGCTGGGCCAGCTGGTCGTCTCCGGGGTGCTCGACGAGCTGTGCCTGACCGTCTCCCCGATGCTCACGGCGGGCGACGCGCAGCGGATCGCCGGGGGGCCCTCGCTCACGGTGCCCAAGCGCTTCGCGCTGGCGTCGTTGCTGGAGGAGGAGGGGTTCCTGTTCAGCCGGTACCGCAGGACCTGA
- a CDS encoding indole-3-glycerol phosphate synthase: MFTSVLMIEKALTSADVEFVTTLHGDEPVSFHVLLQPRGDQADRLLRAIDDIALGELDEAAHERETPEGKDAAELGRQALEVSLAALRAAGGAAEGRLIEDHPLDALKDLVGEVGADEVIVLTDPHYVEEFFHRDWASRARHKVGVPVLKLFSHSKA, encoded by the coding sequence GTGTTCACGAGCGTACTGATGATCGAGAAGGCCCTCACGTCCGCCGACGTGGAGTTCGTCACCACTTTGCACGGTGACGAGCCGGTCTCCTTCCACGTCCTGCTGCAGCCCCGCGGCGACCAGGCGGACCGCCTGCTGCGGGCCATCGACGACATCGCACTGGGCGAGCTGGACGAGGCGGCGCACGAACGGGAGACACCGGAGGGCAAGGACGCCGCCGAGCTGGGGCGGCAGGCCCTGGAGGTGTCCCTGGCCGCCCTGCGCGCGGCGGGCGGCGCGGCGGAGGGACGCCTCATCGAGGACCACCCGCTGGACGCGCTCAAGGACCTGGTCGGCGAGGTCGGCGCGGACGAGGTGATCGTGCTGACCGACCCGCACTACGTGGAGGAGTTCTTCCACCGCGACTGGGCGTCCAGGGCGCGGCACAAGGTGGGCGTGCCGGTGCTCAAGCTGTTCTCCCACAGCAAGGCGTGA
- the murC gene encoding UDP-N-acetylmuramate--L-alanine ligase: MAPGLPTAMDRPHFIGIGGAGMSGIAKILAQRGARVAGSDAKDSPTAEALRALGATVHIGHAAGHLADDASCVVVSSAIREDNPELARAAELGIPVVHRSDALAALMEGLRPIAVAGTHGKTTTTSMLAVSLTELGLKPSYAIGGDLDAPGSNALHGEGDIFVAEADESDRSFHKYAPEVAIVLNVELDHHANYASMEEIYESFETFVDRIAEGGTLVISADHEGARELTRRVTACDVTVVTYGGAEDADVRVLSVVPQGLKSEVTVLLDGQELTFTVSVPGRHYAHNAVAALAAGVALGIPAAELAPALAAYTGVKRRLQLKGEQAGVQVVDSYAHHPTEMTADLEAMRAAAGESRILVVFQPHLFSRTQELGKEMGQALALADASVVLDIYPAREDPIPGVTSELIIEAARAAGADVQAVHDKAEVPAVVAGMAKPGDLVLTMGAGDVTDLGPRILDRLAQS, translated from the coding sequence ATGGCACCCGGCCTCCCCACCGCCATGGACCGACCGCACTTCATCGGCATCGGCGGCGCCGGAATGTCGGGCATCGCGAAGATCCTCGCGCAGCGCGGGGCCAGGGTGGCGGGCAGCGACGCCAAGGACTCGCCGACCGCCGAGGCCCTGCGCGCGCTGGGCGCGACGGTGCACATCGGGCACGCGGCCGGGCACCTCGCCGACGACGCGAGCTGTGTCGTCGTCTCCTCGGCGATCCGGGAGGACAACCCGGAACTGGCCCGCGCGGCCGAACTCGGCATCCCGGTGGTCCACCGCTCCGACGCCCTCGCGGCCCTGATGGAGGGCCTGCGCCCGATCGCGGTCGCCGGCACCCACGGCAAGACGACCACCACGTCGATGCTCGCGGTGTCCCTCACCGAGCTGGGCCTGAAGCCGTCGTACGCGATCGGCGGCGACCTGGACGCCCCGGGCTCGAACGCCCTGCACGGCGAGGGCGACATCTTCGTGGCGGAGGCGGACGAATCGGACCGCAGCTTCCACAAGTACGCCCCCGAGGTCGCCATCGTCCTCAACGTCGAACTCGACCACCACGCGAACTACGCGTCGATGGAGGAGATCTACGAGTCCTTCGAGACGTTCGTGGACCGCATCGCCGAGGGCGGCACGCTGGTGATCTCGGCGGACCACGAAGGTGCACGCGAACTGACGCGGCGCGTCACGGCGTGCGACGTGACAGTGGTGACGTACGGAGGGGCCGAGGACGCCGACGTACGGGTCCTGTCGGTCGTCCCGCAGGGCCTGAAGAGCGAGGTCACGGTCCTCCTCGACGGCCAGGAGCTCACCTTCACGGTCTCCGTCCCCGGCCGCCACTACGCGCACAACGCGGTCGCGGCCCTGGCGGCGGGCGTGGCGCTCGGCATCCCGGCGGCGGAGCTGGCCCCGGCCCTGGCCGCGTACACGGGGGTGAAGCGCCGCCTGCAGCTGAAGGGCGAGCAGGCCGGCGTCCAGGTCGTCGACTCCTACGCCCACCACCCCACCGAGATGACGGCGGACCTGGAGGCGATGCGGGCGGCGGCCGGCGAGTCCCGCATCCTGGTGGTCTTCCAGCCCCACCTGTTCTCCCGCACCCAGGAACTGGGCAAGGAGATGGGCCAGGCGCTGGCGCTCGCGGACGCCTCCGTGGTCCTCGACATCTACCCCGCCCGCGAGGACCCGATCCCGGGCGTGACCAGCGAGCTGATCATCGAGGCGGCGCGGGCGGCGGGCGCGGACGTGCAGGCCGTCCACGACAAGGCGGAGGTCCCCGCGGTCGTCGCGGGAATGGCGAAGCCGGGTGATCTCGTTCTCACCATGGGCGCGGGCGACGTCACGGACCTCGGCCCGCGGATCCTGGACCGTCTCGCACAGAGTTAA
- the msrB gene encoding peptide-methionine (R)-S-oxide reductase MsrB, with product MSYDVDKPDEQWRAELTPAEYAVLRQAGTEPAFTGEYTDAKTKGVYSCRACGAELFTSDTKFESHCGWPSFYDPKDTDAVELLEDRSHGMIRTEVRCARCGSHLGHVFEGEGYPTPTDQRYCINSISLRLVPDEG from the coding sequence ATGTCGTACGACGTCGACAAGCCGGACGAGCAGTGGCGCGCGGAGCTGACCCCGGCGGAGTACGCGGTCCTGCGCCAGGCCGGCACCGAGCCCGCCTTCACCGGTGAGTACACGGACGCCAAGACCAAGGGTGTGTACTCCTGCCGCGCCTGCGGCGCCGAACTCTTCACCTCCGACACGAAGTTCGAGTCCCACTGCGGCTGGCCGTCCTTCTACGACCCGAAGGACACCGACGCGGTGGAGCTCCTGGAGGACCGCTCCCACGGGATGATCCGCACGGAGGTGCGGTGCGCCCGCTGCGGCTCGCATCTGGGGCACGTCTTCGAGGGCGAGGGGTACCCGACGCCGACGGATCAGCGGTACTGCATCAACTCGATCTCCTTGCGCCTGGTCCCTGACGAGGGTTGA
- a CDS encoding MASE1 domain-containing protein, which translates to MSVARHERLRRGAATALEICVIAGLYYASGRLGLLQQLVRGQVTPLWPPTGIAVAGLLLLGPRVWPGIALGAFAINISLGPSIPAVLAIVVGNTLAPLCSYALLRRAGFRTEMDRLRDALALVFLGAFTGMLLSATVGSCTLLLAGALSTGAFWPTWSVWWTGDAMGVLLVTPVLLVLRSARLPRDVPPSRWLEASLLLVATIGVGFLEASRVPLLFLGLPVLIWAAFRFQRAGAAPCALAVSTFAILAAARRTGPFAGQHLLIGMITLQAFNGSVALTALLLSATISEQRKNRMEIEQACRQLAEMVTRIAPEEAESATRLDSEENGAGDDERPRKHRRPSAAEAEGRDRWGHHPRPP; encoded by the coding sequence ATGTCCGTCGCGCGGCACGAAAGACTCCGGCGCGGTGCAGCGACCGCCCTGGAGATCTGCGTCATCGCCGGGCTGTACTACGCATCGGGAAGGCTGGGGCTGCTCCAGCAACTGGTGCGCGGCCAGGTCACCCCGCTGTGGCCGCCGACCGGGATCGCCGTCGCCGGGCTGCTGCTCCTCGGGCCCCGGGTGTGGCCGGGGATCGCCCTGGGCGCGTTCGCGATCAACATCTCTCTCGGGCCGTCGATCCCCGCCGTGCTCGCGATCGTGGTCGGGAACACGCTCGCACCGCTGTGCTCGTACGCACTGCTTCGCCGCGCCGGGTTCCGCACCGAGATGGACCGGCTGCGCGACGCGCTGGCGCTGGTGTTCCTCGGGGCCTTCACCGGCATGCTCCTCAGCGCGACGGTGGGCAGCTGCACCCTGCTGCTCGCCGGTGCCTTGTCCACGGGGGCGTTCTGGCCGACGTGGTCGGTCTGGTGGACCGGCGACGCGATGGGGGTGCTGCTGGTCACGCCGGTCCTGCTGGTGCTGCGCTCCGCGCGCCTGCCGAGGGACGTGCCGCCGTCCCGGTGGTTGGAGGCGTCACTGCTGCTGGTGGCCACCATCGGCGTCGGGTTCCTCGAGGCCAGTCGCGTACCGCTGCTCTTCCTCGGTCTGCCGGTGCTGATCTGGGCGGCCTTCCGCTTCCAGCGGGCCGGGGCCGCACCCTGCGCACTGGCCGTCTCGACGTTCGCCATCCTCGCCGCGGCGCGCAGAACGGGCCCGTTCGCGGGTCAGCACCTGCTCATCGGCATGATCACGCTCCAGGCCTTCAACGGCTCGGTGGCGCTGACGGCGCTGCTCCTCAGTGCGACGATCAGCGAGCAGAGAAAGAACCGGATGGAGATCGAACAGGCGTGCCGACAGCTCGCCGAGATGGTGACGAGAATCGCGCCGGAGGAGGCCGAGAGTGCGACGAGGCTCGACAGCGAGGAGAACGGAGCCGGGGACGACGAGCGCCCCCGGAAACACCGCCGTCCCTCGGCAGCCGAGGCGGAGGGACGGGACCGCTGGGGCCACCACCCCCGCCCCCCTTGA
- a CDS encoding PP2C family protein-serine/threonine phosphatase, whose product MTGPRRQPRQPAPHDLRLRLRDELGRIDEQLRALLAAMDRLQGLLDAVVAISREVELPGVLNRIVTTAMDLVGARYGALGVLDESGQSLREFIAVGLSEREYADLTRVGLPEGRGVLGELISNPEPLRVDDIPAHPASAGFPPGHPRLRTLLGVAISVRGEIYGDLYLSERLDGQPFDVHDENIVVALAGAAGIAIENVRLFERVRSASEQFQRLLLPALPDLRPFSAAAIYRPAAEPSRLGGDWYDAILLPDGAVAAVIGDVVGHDLEAAAAMASTRNMLRALLFDRCTPPSAILAQLDRTLQGITDTPVTTTSLARIEPDGPGWRLHWSAAGHVPPLVIAPGRKAEYLFAEPGLPLGVDTGQTRPDHIHPLPPGSTVVLFTDGLVEHPHRPIDECLDELAGLATAYAGLPLEDFVHTLADRGPSDGHDDMAILALRAPAAEEHREQPHRFAR is encoded by the coding sequence ATGACCGGACCGAGGCGGCAACCACGGCAACCGGCCCCGCACGACCTGCGTCTGCGGCTGCGTGACGAGCTGGGCCGGATCGACGAGCAGTTGCGTGCCCTGCTCGCCGCCATGGACCGGCTGCAGGGGCTGCTGGACGCCGTGGTGGCCATCAGTCGGGAGGTGGAGCTGCCGGGGGTGCTGAACCGCATCGTGACCACCGCCATGGACCTGGTGGGCGCCCGCTACGGGGCACTCGGAGTACTCGACGAGTCCGGGCAGTCCCTGAGGGAGTTCATCGCCGTCGGCCTGTCGGAGCGGGAGTACGCCGACCTGACTCGCGTCGGCCTGCCGGAGGGCCGTGGCGTCCTCGGGGAGCTGATCAGCAACCCCGAACCGCTGCGGGTCGACGACATCCCCGCACACCCCGCCTCCGCCGGCTTCCCGCCGGGCCACCCGCGCCTGCGCACCCTGCTCGGCGTCGCCATCAGCGTGCGCGGCGAGATCTACGGCGACCTCTACCTGTCCGAGCGGCTCGACGGACAGCCCTTCGACGTCCATGACGAGAACATCGTCGTCGCTCTGGCCGGCGCCGCCGGCATCGCCATCGAGAACGTCCGCCTGTTCGAGCGGGTGCGCAGCGCGTCCGAGCAGTTCCAGCGGCTTCTGCTGCCGGCCCTGCCCGATCTGCGGCCGTTCAGCGCCGCCGCCATCTACCGGCCCGCCGCCGAGCCGAGCCGGCTCGGCGGCGACTGGTACGACGCCATACTGCTGCCCGACGGCGCGGTGGCGGCCGTCATCGGCGACGTGGTGGGCCACGATCTGGAAGCCGCGGCCGCCATGGCCTCCACCCGCAACATGCTGCGCGCCCTGCTCTTCGACCGGTGCACTCCGCCGAGCGCGATCCTCGCCCAGCTCGACCGCACCCTGCAGGGCATCACCGACACCCCCGTCACCACCACGAGCCTGGCCCGCATCGAGCCCGACGGGCCCGGGTGGCGGCTGCACTGGAGCGCCGCGGGCCACGTGCCGCCCCTGGTGATCGCCCCCGGCCGGAAAGCGGAGTACCTGTTCGCCGAACCCGGGTTGCCCCTCGGGGTCGACACCGGGCAGACCCGCCCCGACCACATCCACCCACTGCCCCCCGGCAGCACCGTGGTCCTCTTCACCGACGGTCTGGTCGAACACCCCCACCGCCCCATCGACGAGTGTCTGGACGAGCTCGCCGGTCTCGCCACCGCCTACGCCGGCCTTCCCCTGGAGGACTTCGTCCACACCCTTGCCGACCGCGGCCCCAGCGACGGCCACGACGACATGGCCATCCTCGCCCTGCGCGCCCCGGCCGCCGAGGAACACCGGGAGCAGCCGCACCGCTTCGCTCGGTGA